The following is a genomic window from Deltaproteobacteria bacterium.
AATCGCGCTCCATTTCACGCGAGATACCTTGCAGTCACAATGCATTTCACCGCGTGGCAGCATTAATCGAAGTTTACCGTTCCAACCCGCAATCTCGGGGCTTAAGACGGTACCCTCTTCGACCTGAAGCAGTGCACCTTCCAAGCTCACATCACTTGAGTAGCCCACATACTTGTTGTCGCCTACCTCAAGGGCAAAAGGAAGCTTCACTTCGGCACGTTCACGGTCACGCCTGCCTTCACTTTCGTCTTTTGCATTGCCACGCCCGATACCGAGCTTCTTTAACCAAGACATTATCAACCTCGAGCCTTAAGAAAGGGTTTAAATCAAGATCACAGAATAAATCGCCAGGCCGAATAGAGCAACTCTAACCACTAATATGTTAAAAAATAAGAACATTTTTTTGGCGATTCCGACGGCTACGGTTATGGGTCTTAGGGTATGGCCACCAAACAACTTTGTACGTTTCGCTTAGCCGACCATCTCTATGGAATAGGTCTCGAAGCACTACAGGAAGTTACGCGCCATATCCCGATGACTCCTGTTCCCGCCAGTTCAGCCTGGGTGGCTGGTCTTTTAAGTTTACGAGGGCAAATCATAACCGCTTTAGACTTACGTACCAGACTGGCCTTGCCCCCACGTTCACGAGAACAAAACCCAATGAACGTCGTCGTTCTTCACGACAAAGAGCTGGTTTGCCTCTTAGTCGACTCTATCTCTGACATTATTTTCGTGGATGAAGAAGATTTTTGCCTACCCCCAGCAACACTGGACCAAGAGATGCAATCTTTTATTATTGGCGCCTATAAGCTAGACAAAGAACTCGTCGTAGAGCTAGATCTCGAAGAAATCATTCATGCGGCCAGATAGGATGCAAGAGACTTGTCGCAAAGTGAGATAAGTGAATCCAACGTCGTGGCTTTGTTCATCTGCGAGTCATTCATCACTTGCTTCCACTCACCCGCCATCACCACAAAAGCCGCGGGAAGAGCCGTATCTTGAAGGTTTTCCGGCATGGTATCTTTGTAAAGAAAACGTGTCTTGAACGGTAACCCCTTAAGGTACTTGGCCCAGCCGCGATGCATCCCAAGATTCCCGTAGGTCACACTGCACAAAGAGCAAGCGTAAGTATTTGGGGAAACTATCTTGTGAACGTAGTCTATGAGAGCGTGCCCCACTCCACTTTGCGCGTTGTAAATAAAGCAGAGTTCTCTTTCTTGTCGCATCGTTCATCCTAAGAGTTCCAGGAGCTTATCTCCGAATAAAACAATTCATCAAACCGCTCACGCAGAACCTAGGGTCTCCCACTGAGTTCTTCATCCAATTGAGCGACTGCAGCCTTTAGCTTAGACAAACGCTCCTTGGACAGCGACAAACGTAGAGACTGTTGCTGCTTGGGCAACCGGAGGGCCTCGCGCAAAGGTTTGGTAAACGAATCCATTACAACCAAGTAATGTTTGTCCTGAAAATGCCAGATATCGTCGGAGCCTGCCCTTGGAAGGTTCTTTTGGATTTCACCCAGGTGGTCGTTCATATAAGCCAAAAACCAGTCCCGGCGCTTTTCGTAGGGATGAAACCGAGACAAGAATCGAGCCGACATGCGTAAACTCACCGTTCGAGCGAGTTCATCCTGATAGAAAACATTCCAACCGCCTTCTTTTTGAGCCTGCTTGCTCCGTAAGTTCAACTTATCGTGCAAGAGTGCCAGTTCGTTCTGCCAAGCATCACAGTGTTGTGAACCGACTAGAAAAGCTGTGGCTCGAAGAAAGGCGGGAATCATACGGCGACTCAATGCGCCCTGACGAATCCCCCCGTCGAAGTGTCCCTCGCATAAATGCTCGAAAGGCTGAACCGTAAGTCTGCCCAAAAGATTTTGCCGACTGTCACCATCGGACCGGCGACCGAGCCACAACTCGAACTCCCGCACCAAACCGGCTAAACTAAGCGTTAATTCTCGCTTATCGCCAGAAACTTGGCGACACGCGGCCTGAATTTCCTCAAGTGTTAAACGCCCTCTTCGGTCTCTCGCGGCCTGAATAAGATGCGTCTCCTGTTTACGCAAAAGCTCTTCCAGGCGAGTCACGTGCGCGAGGGCAAACTCTTCGAATAAAGCATCTCTAGTTTCAGACATGTTAGGAGTTTAGTCGCGGGTGGTTAAAGTGTCTAGAATATCTGCCATTGAATTACACTCTTTCCTATTATCGTCGGATGGGCTACGCACCTCACATGAGCGATGAGAAGAACATAAGCCTCTATGAAGCCCTTGGCGGCGAAGAACCTATCCGGCGAATTGTCGATGGATTCTACGATTTCATGGAAACCCTTCCGGAAGCTAAGGAGGTTCTTGAACTTCACCCCAAAAACCTCACCAGCAGCCGCGATAAATTTTATTGGTTCCTGGTTGGATGGATGGGTGGACCCGACCTTTTTGTGCAACGATTTGGGCATCCAAGACTGCGCGCCCGGCATCTAACCTTTCGCATTGATACAGCTGCCCGGAATCAATGGATGTTGTGCATGGAAAAAACACTCGAAAAAGAAATAGCCGACGAGAACATTCGTCAGCAACTTCTCGGTGCGTTTGGTCGCCTAGCCGACCATATGCGTAATACACCGGACAACCCCAGCTAAACTCTTAAGAACGGGAAACCCAATGCATTTAGATGACATTCTTTATCCCGCCATTGAGCCATTCGAATCTGGCATGCTCGAAGTTGAGGCGCCCCACAAGATTTACTGGGAACGCAGCGGCAACCCACAAGGTAAACCCGTGGTTGTCATTCATGGTGGGCCTGGGGGCGGAAGCCAGCCCGGTTATCGTAGCTACTTCAACCCGCTCAAATACTGCATTGTCCAGTTCGACCAACGCAGCTGTGGTCATTCAACACCGCACGCCGAACTAAAAGACAACCACACCATGGCGTCGGTTAAAGACATCGAAACCTTGCGTAAGCACTTTGGGACTGAGAAGTGGCAAGTTTTTGGTGGTTCTTGGGGCAGCACCCTTGGCTTGGTATACGCTCAAACTCATCCTGAAAGGGTCTCCGAACTTGTTTTGAGAGGTATCTTTCTCTGCCGTTCTAAAGAGTTACAATGGTTTTACCAGCACGGCGCCAGTGAAATGTTCCCTGATGCATTTGCGCCTTATCGTGACCATATTCCCAAAAACGAACAAGGTGACCTCATTGGTGCTTATTACAAAAGGCTTACCAGTAACGATGAAACCACGCGCCTTGAAGCGGCAAAAAAGTGGACGGGCTGGGAAATGGCAACGAGCAAGCTGATTCCAGATTCTGATTATCTAGAGAAGGCTAACGATGCTCATTTTGCGCTGGCCTTCGCACGAATCGAATGCCACTACTTTATCAATAAGATCTTCTTGGAAGAAAACTTCATATTGAACAACGTTGAGAAAATCCAAAATATACCCGGTGTGATTGTTCAAGGTAGATACGATGTGGTTTGCCCCCCAGTGAGTGCTTGGAACCTTCACCAAGTGTGGCCGAAAAGTGAACTTCACATGATTGCTGACGCTGGACACAGCGTGGGTGAAACTGGAATTGCGCAGGCTCTGGTAGAAGCAACCGACCGGTTTGGCGCCTGAGCACTGCGTCAGATCGCAACACCAGCCTTTTTGGTTCTTTAAAGGTACTTTTTTCAACAATTTAAGACTCGCCAGGACTCCATTGACTTGGATGCTTGAAAATTTTCGCATAATGAGCGCGTCCGATTTGGGTTCATGTTCAGGCACCACCTGACTCTTCTGAGTCAGCATCTTGATGAACTCTTAAGGACGACAGTTCTTCAAACCACAATCTGTGCTTTCAAACACAAGAATGCAGGAGAAGTCCCATGAGACTATCTATTACTAATGTTCACTTAGACCTTGGCGCTGGTAAGCGTGGAACCGATATGGGTCCATCCGCTATCCATTTAGCCGGACTCGTTCCAAAACTAGAATCAATGGGTCACACCATCGTTGACACCAAAAGCTGCGGCATTGGTCTAGCCGACGTAAATGACCCACGTTACCCCAAAGCCAGATTTCTCGACGAAATTCACGAGACCTGCGCCTTCATTGCCAATCGCGTGAAGCAGGCCACAGATGACGGACAAACACCACTGGTATTGGGCGGTGACCATTCTCAAGCCATTGGCACACTTTCGGGGATGACCAATCACTATAAAGCGAAAAATCAGGACATCGGCGTTATTTGGGTAGATGCCCACACAGACATGAATACTCCCGAATCA
Proteins encoded in this region:
- a CDS encoding PilZ domain-containing protein translates to MSWLKKLGIGRGNAKDESEGRRDRERAEVKLPFALEVGDNKYVGYSSDVSLEGALLQVEEGTVLSPEIAGWNGKLRLMLPRGEMHCDCKVSRVKWSAIAIKFLGMKKGEESEKLRDYLETQLGEVW
- a CDS encoding chemotaxis protein CheW, translating into MATKQLCTFRLADHLYGIGLEALQEVTRHIPMTPVPASSAWVAGLLSLRGQIITALDLRTRLALPPRSREQNPMNVVVLHDKELVCLLVDSISDIIFVDEEDFCLPPATLDQEMQSFIIGAYKLDKELVVELDLEEIIHAAR
- a CDS encoding group II truncated hemoglobin, yielding MSDEKNISLYEALGGEEPIRRIVDGFYDFMETLPEAKEVLELHPKNLTSSRDKFYWFLVGWMGGPDLFVQRFGHPRLRARHLTFRIDTAARNQWMLCMEKTLEKEIADENIRQQLLGAFGRLADHMRNTPDNPS
- the pip gene encoding prolyl aminopeptidase, producing the protein MHLDDILYPAIEPFESGMLEVEAPHKIYWERSGNPQGKPVVVIHGGPGGGSQPGYRSYFNPLKYCIVQFDQRSCGHSTPHAELKDNHTMASVKDIETLRKHFGTEKWQVFGGSWGSTLGLVYAQTHPERVSELVLRGIFLCRSKELQWFYQHGASEMFPDAFAPYRDHIPKNEQGDLIGAYYKRLTSNDETTRLEAAKKWTGWEMATSKLIPDSDYLEKANDAHFALAFARIECHYFINKIFLEENFILNNVEKIQNIPGVIVQGRYDVVCPPVSAWNLHQVWPKSELHMIADAGHSVGETGIAQALVEATDRFGA